A stretch of DNA from Spirochaetota bacterium:
ATCGCCGTAATTCTTTACGATGCGCGTGGAACTGCAGGCGATGAGCGGGGAGAGCAGGAGTACGACCGCGAGCTGCATGAGCGCTTTATGGTGATAGGTCGTCATCAGGGTAATCGGCCGCTCCTCGCGGTGCGTGTGGGATAAAAACTCATTTTACTCATGAGAAAGACAGGGGAAAAATGATTTGTCAATGACATTTTCCGCGCGGCCGGCGGGGTCCCCGTATTTTCGCTTTCCCGGCTCATTTCGACTCCGCTCAATGAGCGGGGAGGGCTTGTTCCCTGAGCGGGGAGGGCTGTTCCCTGAGCGGAGTCGAAGGGAACGGCCGGGCTTTTCTGGTTGTATATTTCATGGGGGGGTTCCACCATGCCCGAAGGAGAATATCGGTGAAAATCGCGGTGACGGGAAAAGGGGGCGTGGGAAAATCGACGATCGCGGCGGCGATCGCGCTCATGCTTGCGGAGCGGGGCGAGCGCGTGCTCGCCGTGGACGCCGATCCCGACGCCAATCTCGCGAGCGCCCTGGGGATACCCGCGGCGGAACAGGCGGGTATCGTGACCATCGCGCGGCACCGCGCCCTCATCGAGGAGCGCACCGGCGCGTCTCCCGGGTACGGGCAGATGTTCAAGCTCAATCCCGAGGTGTCCGATATCGCCGATACCTACGCATACCGGCACCGGGGCGTCGCGCTCCTGGTGCTGGGCGCCGTCGAGCGTGGTGGCTCGGGGTGCGCCTGCGCGGAGAGCACGCTCCTCCGGGCGCTCATCCAGGACCTTGTCCTCCGGCGCGGCGAAAGCCTCATCCTCGACATGGAGGCCGGCATAGAGCACCTGGGCCGGTCCACCGCCTCGGGCGTCGATGCGCTGGTCGTCGTGGCGGAGCCGGGGCTGCGCGCGGTCGAATCGCTCAATCGCATCGTACGGATGGCGGGCGATATCGGCATAAAAAGGGTGCACGCCGTGTTC
This window harbors:
- a CDS encoding carbon monoxide dehydrogenase; the encoded protein is MGGFHHARRRISVKIAVTGKGGVGKSTIAAAIALMLAERGERVLAVDADPDANLASALGIPAAEQAGIVTIARHRALIEERTGASPGYGQMFKLNPEVSDIADTYAYRHRGVALLVLGAVERGGSGCACAESTLLRALIQDLVLRRGESLILDMEAGIEHLGRSTASGVDALVVVAEPGLRAVESLNRIVRMAGDIGIKRVHAVFNKVRAEADTAFLRNALPGMEPASVIPFSELLLAADREGAPVTGAFDAVLREAFRALIERIGHPA